TCTGTGTAGCCGGGCGTGCAAGGGAAGCGGGTGCAAATCCCGCGCGGTCGCGCCACTGTGATGGGCATTAAGACCACCGTCGATTTAGTCACTGTCCCCATGGGACGGGAAGGCGAGGCGGTGGAGGCAGTAGCCCCAAGCCAGGAAACCTTGCGCCAAGGCGGTAAACGTTCCAGCCCTTCGCGGAAAAGAGGCGGCGCATGTTGCGTGCTTTCACAAAAACCCTTCTCCTGCGGAGAAGGGTTTTTCTTTTCGCCCTTCTCCTCGCAGCGCCTTTGCACGCCTACGCGCAGGACCCGGAGTCCATACTGCCAGAGGTCGCAGCGCCGCCCGCCGACATAGGCGTCGTGACAGTGAGCGACGAGGAAGAGAGCTCATCCGCCCAGGAGCCGGGCGCGTTCACCTCCGTGATCAAACCCTCCCAGTACGATCGGCGCGCTAAGTCCACCACGGAGCTGCTCTCGGAGACCGTGGGCGTGGACGTGACGAGCTTAGGCGGCGAGGGCGCGCTCTCCACCGCCTCGATACGCGGATCTTCCGCGGAGCAGGTGGCGGTATTCGTGGACGGCGTGCGCATAAATTCGTCGCTGACCGGCACGGTCGACTTCTCGACCATCCCCATGGAGTCGATAGAGCGCATCGAGGTCATACGCGGAGCGTCATCGGCGCGCTTCGGCACGGACGCGATCGGCGGCGTGATCAACATCGTGACGAAACGGGCGGGCGCGAAGCGCGCGATCGACGCAAAGATCACCGGCGGCTCTTTTCTCACTCTCCAGACCGCGGAATCATGGCGCGAGCCGCGCGAAGACTGGGACCTCGTGCTCGCGCACAATCACCATTCGACCGGAGGGGAGTTCACCTTCACCAGCGCCGGCATCCAGATGAACGGCGGCAGCGTCGCGGACCCGCGCACGTATCGCAGGCTCCACAACAAATCCATCTCAGAGGACCTGCTCGCAAAGGTGAATCTTGACATGCCCGGCTCGACTTCGCTGGGCGTATCCAACGACTTCTTTTGGACGGACCGCAACGTGCCCGGCATGGAGATAGAGACCACGCTGCTCTATCCCGCAAACCCGCTCGACGCGCATGAGGAGCTCTTCAGGGACACGACCGGGGTAAGATTCAACGCCGACGATCTGGGCGTGAAAGGCCTCTCCATGGAGGCCGGCGCGACCAACTCCTTTAACCACGATCACTTCACCGACCCCACCCCGGCGCTCGGCGGACCGATAGACGTGACATACGTCTCCCTCTCGCCGGAGGGACACGCGATGCTCATGCACGAGGCATCGCCGGGACCTGCAGACATATCCTCCATGCTGCGCTACCAGTACGGATACGACTATGCTTGCGACTCGTCGCCCATAAGCGGACGGCCTCTGATGGGATCGCACGGAAGGCACAGCAATGCCGCGTTCGCGGAGGTGGAGGTCGGTTTCTTCGATCGGAAATTGAAGTTCATACCGTCGGCCAGGGTCGAGGGCGCCACGGGGCGCAGGACCCGCGCCAGCTGGCGGGTATCCGCAATCGGCAGACCGGCCGGCTTCGTCGAGATCAAAGCCAACGCAGGCACCGCGTTCCGCTATCCCACGTTCATGGAGTTGTACTGGCCGGACCAGGGATACTTAAGGGGCAACCCGGATCTCGAGGACGAGCTCTCGTTCGGCTGGGACGCGGGTGTGGCCTTCACGCCCCCGAAGACCAGGATCGAGATCGCGTACTTCCAGAACTACATAGACAACCAGATCATCTACGTGCCGATCTCCGCGTTCACGATACAACCCGTGAACACCTCCAGGGTCAAATCCCAGGGGATCGAGTTCTCCGTCTCGTTCGAGCCGTGGAGATGGCTCGGCATATTCGGAAACTACACCTGGCTTGACGCAAAATACAGATCGAACGGGCAGAGGCTCCCGGGAAGGCCTGATCACAAGGCGAACGCCAGGATCGAGGGCCGCGCGGGGCCTCTGACCCTGTTCGGCAATCTGCAGTATGTGAGCGCATACCCGCTCAACGCGGCGAACACGGTCTCCATCACGCAGCGCACGACGGCCGACGCGGGCGCGACGCTCACATTCGCAAAACACTTCTTCGCCACGCTGGAGGTAAAGGACGTGACGAACGTGCAGATATACGACGCGCGCGGGTTCCCCCTGCCGCGCAGGAGCTACTGGTTCACGATGGGAGCGAAGACATGAATACAATGATGAAGAGACTGGGGATCGCGATCTTACTGGCCCTGCTCTGCGCCTGCGGCAACAGCCAGATCGTTGCGCAGCAGGGCGACCCCAATGCCAGCGCCTCTGCGTACGGCGTTTTTGCGCTCGCGGGAGATTTCCCCGCAGACGTGGTCATACCCGACATCGACGGCATGCGCTCCACCGCGTTCGTGGTCTCCGCGTCGGATCCGGCCGGCGTGATCGCGGTGGACATAGACTCCGACCCCATGGAGCTCTCGCAGGAATTCGCGGGCTTTCTGGCCGCAAACGGATCGGGAATACCTGCGAAACTCCTGATAACGGCGATCGATCAGGCCTATCTGCTAACGTCCAACGCCGTGATTTTGTTCGACCCGCGCAGCGGCCAGATGCGCGACTTTACGAGCGTGATCGAGGAGCTCTCCATAGCCCCAGGGCATCTCAATTCCGACGGCAGCGAAGCAGATATCACGTTAACACCCGTCTACCCGGGCGGAATTGCGATTGTGGGTGATAGGTTATTTGTCTCGAGCGCGAATTACATAAGGACCGAGGCGCCCGCGATTGCGGCCCCAGGCACGATCCAGGTCTTTCAAATCAATCCCGACGGCTCGACCGATCGCATCGACCACATCATCACTACCGGATTCAACCCAACAGGTCTTGCGGCGCGGGGTGACGACCTCATAGTGGTCAACTCCGGCGTAATCAACATCGTGGATTCAGAGGGCCGGCCGCAGACCGACGCGTCGATCGACATCGTGGATCCGGACGCCATGACCGTAACGGCCAACATATTGCTCGGCCCTGTGGCAGCGTCATATCACACACCCGCGATCACAAAGGACGGCTCGCGCGCGTTCGTTGGATCCGCGGCATACGGCCACCTCTACGAGATCGACCTCATAAACCGACAGGTACTGCGCAGCCTGGACAATCCGATAGCCATAACTTCGCAGTCGGACTTCATCAGCGCAGCAGCGCTCTCTGTGGACGACGGCCTCCTCTTTGCGTCGAGCTTTGAGCAGAGCGCCGTATTCCCTGTGGAGCTCACAGAAACAGATCCTGTCGCAGGCGCCCCCTTTGTCATTGGGTTTCCCGCCGGCGTGACGGACGAAAATCCGTCGGGGGCCAACACCGGCGCGGGTCCGATAGCGATTCGCCCCGGCTCGCGCGGCGTTGATTACGACGGCGCAGACCTCTTCGTGTTGACCGGATATCCCGGCATGCTGATGGCGATCGACACCGGTGCTCCTGCGCAGGCGTTCGTCGCGCCTTCAGAGGAAGAGACGGAAGACGACACGCCGGTCCCGGCCCCGCCATCCGGCGCAGACGGAGATGACTGTCAGGGTTTTGCTCAAGCCGTGACATCGGTCACGTACGGCCCGGGCGCAGGTTTCGGCCAGTCATCCATGCCTAACGTGGTGAAGGGCCCGCCGCGCGGCGCAGGCGAGTTATCTGGGAGCCTCCACGTGCTCTCTCTCGGCAAGGGAGGATCGATCGTAATCGATCTCAGCAACTGCCCTGCGATCAACGGTGCGGGCAGCGACTTCATCGTGTTCGAGAACGCATTCTCAATCGGCGGCAATCCATTGGCGCCATACGCGGAATTGGGGACAGTGAGCGCGAGCGCGGACGGGGTGACCTTTGTCGACTTTGCATGCGACTCGGGCAGCTACCCTTACACAGGCTGCGCAGGGTGGCATCCGGTGTATTCGAATCCGAGCAATGGCATTGATCCGTTCGATCCGGCCGTTGCCGGAGGCGAAGCCTTTGACCTTGGAGAGATCGGGCTCGCGAAGGCGCGATACATAAAGATCACGGATGCAGGGACCACAGGGAGCTCCGGCACCACGGCCGGATTCGACCTGGATGCAGTGGCAGTGGTAAACGGAGAGATCGACAACTGACATCACAACAAAAGGAGGAAGAGATGATACCGATTATTATCGCAGGCGTGGCAATCGCAGCGAGCGTGGTGCTGGCAAGCTGCAGTGATGACGAAGGTGCAAAGGACGATTCAGGCGTGCAGGATGCCGCATCCGACGTGGATTCGGATTCGGACGTGGATACGGATACCGACTCGGACACGGACACCGACACCGACGTGGACACCGACACCGACACCTATCCCGAGACCCCGTTCGCGCCCGGGATAAGCCTGTACTCTGAAGCGCCGTGCGCCTTCCCCGCGAGCGTCACGCACAATGCTCTCGACGACCGCCTCTACGTCACCTGCGGCATGCCGGGCGCACTCTGGAAATCGCCGCCGCTGGGCACCGGCGGCGACTGGGCCCAGGCAGGCTCGGTCCCGGGCTATCCCGCGAACCACATGATGATAGACGACCAGCACGCGGTCATCGCGAGGTCCGCGCCCGACGGCTTCACGGTGGTCGATTACACCGACGGTTCGGTGACTCAGGACGTGGATTTCGCGGACATCACGATCACCGACGAGCTCGATCAGCCGCTCGCGTTCACCCCGAACTACCCCGCAGGGCTCTACTTCTTCGAGGCCGGGACCAGGCTCTTCATCGCCACGTCGAACCTGGACAGCGTGGATTACGCCGACCCGTCGCTCACGACCTTTTTCGCAGGCACCGTGCTCTACTTCGACTACAACGGAGACGGGACATTCGACACGACGGCCGCAGGCTCGATAGAGACGTCCGGCGTGAACCCGACCGGCATAGCGGCGATAGGCGCTGCCTCCTTCGCAGTGCTCTCCTCCGGGCCTTACGCACCCAGCGTGGAGAGCGAGGCCGCGATCGACGTCGTTTCGCTGCCTGACCTCGACATGGAATCCGCCTCCCTCGGCTCTATCACGGGCCAGACGTCGCCCGTGATGCCTCTGACGGAAAGCGGGCTCGTCCTCATCGGGGTGCAGAAGCCGGATAACAGGATCATGGGCGTGGACCCGGCCACAGGCGAAACCTTGCTCGACCGCGCGATGCCGGACGTGGAGAACTTCATCTCCAACATCTGCGCACACGGCGACGTCGCGGCCATCTCCGACTTCGGGGCCTTCGGCGAGGGGAGCTCGATACTCTTCGCTCACACCCAGGCCGCAGGATGGCCGGGGATACCGATGACCTCGGTGGCCGGCGGCTCATCAGGCCCCGCGGTCGTGGTGGGCGACACACTATACCAGACCGTGACCGCCAACGACGGGATGTCAGGAAGTATTTGGGAAGCGAACTTGAGCGGGATGGAATAAATCTGCCCCCTCACCCTCCCCTCTCCCTCGAGGGGAGAGGGTCAGGGAGAGGGTGGTCAATGTCGACAATAATGAAGAGCTTCAGACTTGCGACAATTACCTTATTGATTGCATTTTCCCTACCCGTTTGGGCCGAGGCGCCCAGGCGCATCGTCTCGCTCAAGCCCTCGATCACCGACACGGTCTACGCGCTCGGACTGGGAGAGAGGCTGGTCGGCGTAACCAAGTATTGCGATGCGCCGGACGGCGCAAAGAAACCGGAGATCGCGGCCGACTACACTAGGCCGTACACCGAGCGCATCATAGGTCTCAGGCCCGACATCGTCATCGGCTCGGAGGAGAACTCGAGCCGGAGATCGATCGACGCGCTCCGCAGGGCGGGACTTTCCGTGGAGATCTTCCCCTTCACGACGCTGGGGGAGACGCTGGACTCGATCGAAAAGATCTCAGCCGTGCTGGGGGCGCCGGAGCGCGGCAAGAAGCTTCGCGGCGAGATCGAAGGCCGGCTCGATGCGCTCAAGAAACGCTACGGAGACAAAAAACCCGCCAACGCGGTGGTAGTCTGGGGACTCAAGCCGACCATCCTGGCCGGGCCCGGCACATTCATGGACGATGCGATCGCTTACATCGGGCTCACGAACGCGGCGAGGGGCACGAGCGTCAGGTATCCGAAGATAGGGCTCGAGCAACTGATCGCCTTTGATCCGGACATCATCGTAGACCTCTCCATGGACATCAAGCCGGGCTCCGCACAGGAGAGGCCCTGGAGCAATGTCGACTCGATCAAGGCGGTGCGCGAAGGCAGGGTGATCGCCATGGACCCCGGCATGTTCAGGGCCGGCCCCAGGATGCCGAACGCGCTTGAAAAACTCGCGGCCAGGATCTATGGAAATTGAGATGAGATCGCATCTGACATCCAGGCGCTGGATATGGATCAACGCGGGCCTCCTCGCCTTCCTGATCGCGTCGATCGCCTTCGCGCTCTTTCTGGGCTCCGAGGAGGCAAGCCTCCGAGCCGCGCTCTCGGGCGATGAGCGGGCGTACGCGATCATCTTCGTATCCAGGCTCCCGCGCATACTCCTCGCGGCGCTCGTGGGCATGGCGCTGGCCTCCGCAGGGGGCGCATTCCAGGCCCTGCTCAGGAACCAGCTGGCGGATCCGTTCATACTCGGCGTTTCCGGCGGCGCGGCGCTGGGCGCGGTCGCGGCCGTGGGCGCGGGGCTCGGGTTCACTCTGCAATCGATAGCCGCGTTCGGCGGCGCGATCGTCTCGATGCTCGCGATCTTCAACATCGGAAACGCGCGCAGGAGGCTCTCCCCTACCACCCTCCTGCTCACGGGCGTGATCTTCAACGCCTTCTGCTTCGCGCTGATCCTCTTCGTCAACTCGATCGTCACGATGGAAGAGGCGTACCAGATACTCTTCCTCCTGATGGGCAATATCGAACCAATGGGCATGGGCACGATAGCGGTGCTGGCTCTCTGCGTGCTGGGCGGATTCGCGATGCTCTGCGCGTGCTCCTGGCGGATGAATCTGCTCGCCATGGGCGATGCGGACGCCGCGTCCATGGGAGTGAACGTCGCGAGGCTGAGGGCCGTGGTGTTCATCGCAGCGTCGCTGATGGTGGGCGCGGCGGTGGCGGCGAGCGGGCTCATCGGGTTCGTGGGGCTCGCGGTCCCGCACATCATGAGGCTTCTGACCGGAGCGGATCACAGGCTGCTCGTTCCCGCCTCCGGCCTCGCAGGCGCCGCGTTCCTGGTGCTCGCGGACGCCGCAGCCCGCACCCTGCTCATGCACACCGGCTACGCCACGGAGCTGCCTGTAGGCGTGATCACCGCTATGGTCGGCGCCCCGTTGTTCATGATCCTTTTGAGGAGGCAGCAAAAAACGATCTGATGGATACCCTGCTGAAAACCAAAGACGTCGCGTTCGCGTACGGAGGGAATCCGGTCCTCCACGGCGTGAGCGTATCGCTGCGCTGGGGCGAGGTGCTCGGGATCATGGGGCCCAACGGAGCGGGCAAGTCCACCCTGCTCAACGTGATGTCCGGCGTCATGCCGCCCTCTTCCGGAGAGGTCCTGCTGCGCGACCTTTCCCTGAAGGATATCCCCCATCGCGAGCGCGCGCGCAGCATAGCCATCGTGCCTCAGGAGACGCACATCCCGTTTCCATTCACCTCGCTCGAGATCGTGCTCATGGGCCGCTCTCCGTATCTCCCGCGCTTCGGCTTCGAGTCAAAGGAGGACGTGGGCATAGCCATGGAGGCGATGCGCGCGGTCGATTGCAATGAATTCGCCGGACGCGACATCAGGTCGCTCTCGGGCGGCGAGCGCCGCCGCGTTATCATCGCGCGCGCCCTGGCCCAGAACCCCAAGGCGCTGCTGCTCGACGAGCCCACGAGCTTCCTGGACATCAGGCACACATCCGACCTCGCCAAGCTCATGCGCGGCCTGGCAAAGAAGTGCGGCATGGGCGTCGCCTGCGTGATGCACGATCTCAACCTCGCGACCTCGACATGCGACCGCATCGTCCTGCTCAAGGAGGGCCGCGTGGCTGCCGAAGGGGCGCCCTCCGAGGTGATAACGCCGGAGATCATAGAACGCGTGTACGGCGCCCGCATCACCATCGGCCGCGATCCTGATTCAGGCCGCCAATACTGCATCCCCATGCATGAGTGACCGCGCTCCATCACATCTCTAACCAATTGATATATTTATATATTTCACACAGACGCGTTTTTTCCCTTTAAAAATCAGTTTTTGCCGTGTTAGCGTCGCATAATTATTCACCTGCAGGAGAAAGCTGAGTGAACAGGATCGATCAATTTCGAAACGACATCCGCAAGGCGATAGAACTCGCGTCAGGCGGGAATGACTCGGATGTATCCGGCTTCGAAGATCTTATCGAAGCGTTTATCGAAAAACCCAGCATGAGGCTTTATAACCACATTTCCGATAACCTGGGGAAGCGGGGTGTAAACCAGCGACTGAGGCGCGAATTCGATCAGAGGTGGAGACCGTTTCTCTTCATGCCTCCCGGGGAGGTCACAAAGCAATTCGCACAAGTCCCGGCCGCACCGAAGGCTGCACCGAGTTCATCCAAGCCTGTGAAGCCTCTTGCCATAATCGAAGATCTCCCGCCCAAACGCGAGGAACCGGTCAAGATCAAAGAACCGGATGCCCCGAAGATCGATCGAACGAACGAAGCCGTAGAAAAAAACGCCGTGCTACCATTGAGGACCTATTACGAAGAGGTCGACCTCCTCACCCGCACCTTCCAATATCGCGAACCCGCGCCCGCGAATCCGTATGAATTCGGGATGAACGAATACAGGAAGAGCGACCTCAACGCGTTCCTCGACATGTTGAAGAAGGGGAAGATGACGCTGGCCATCGGACGACGAGGCTTCGACATCGACGGCAGCTGGGCAAGATACCTGGAGCGCTCTCTCCTCGACGACCTGCAGCAAACCGTCATGACGGAGCTATCGCAGCCCACGAAGGACGCGTGGCGATCGGAGGTCGAGAGGATAAAGAGAACTTTTTCCGACGATCGGACAGCCGGAATCCTGATACTCAAGTACGGCGATGAATTCATAAACCAGAATGGCGAGGTGATGGACGACAGGATAGACGAGTCGTTCATCCGGTCCCTCCGATCCCATTTTCTCCTCCATCCCAACCCTCATCGTCACATGGCCATCATCGGGACGAACGCCTGGCACTCAGGGAGGAGCACCGGGCACATGTTGGCGCCCCTCCTGAAGCGGCTGTTCGCGGAGGCAGAAGCGCCGATCAGCGGCATGGCGTTGCATTTGATGCAGCTGAACCACAGGCAGGTTGCGGAGATGCTCTGGGGCAGAGGGCATGATCAAAGGCCGGGGTACAATCCGGATGCCGTCGAATACATGATCAGGATCATAGAAAACCATCTGCCGCTGTTGCCGATCTTCATCAAGTACTTGCAAAAGGAAAACCTGAACCCCCTCAACCACAAGGAGTTCGAAAAGTTCGAGAGCCGCATCGCGCTCATCGGCTCCAGGTTGTCGCATCCCCGGCCGGGGTCGCAAACTCTGCTTACGGTGACGACGCGCTCCAAAGGCGTCCCGGATTGGTACAGATCCAGGCTCAACAATCAGACAACGACCTACGGAAGGGTCGCATGCGCCCCATGCGTCTCGCACACGATCTTCAACGTGAACCTCAAAGCCCTCTGATCAGGAAAAATGCAGGATGCCCCGCAGGAGCTCCTTCAGATATCCCCTCGTGAACCGGCCGTTGAACTGAGAGTCGCCGATGCGCAGATAGTTCGGATGCACGATCCTCATTCTCTCCTTCTCGTCGTCCAAGGTCCTTGCGATTCGCGCCAGCATGCCGGGATCGAAATCTCCGTCCTTCTGATAGTGGACGAAGACGTTGCATCCCTCATAGACGCTCTTGTAGGTGCTGAAGAGAGATCCGAACGTGCTCCCCGGATAACGGAAGTTCGTCATCACGATCGGCACGCCGCTGGCCATGGCCTCCATGGAGGACATCCCGAAGGTCGCTTCGTCGCTGAACTGCGACACCAGGTCCGCGCTGGCCATGAGATCCTGCAGCGTAAACGGATACTCACCCGTCGGCTCGTGAGGAATAAAACCCAGGAGATGGACCTTGTCCGCCAAACCCATCTCCTCAGCCATCGCATCGAACGACTCGCGCGTCTCCTTCTCGTCACCGGACCACTTCGTGCGGTGATCGCTCGCCACGGATTCGCCCAGCACCAGCAGATGGATATCGCGATCGATCAACGGCTTGAGGCCGGCGACGAGTTTGAGCGTCATGTCGAGCCTCTTGACGCCTGCAATCCTCGACGGCGAGAGGATCACGACCGCGTCCTTCGGCACGCCGTAAAGCTCGCTCAGGGAATCGCGGACCTTATCGGCCCTGGACCTCATGAGTCTTGCGAATCTCGCCGCCTGATCCTCGCCATCCTCCCTTTCCATGGGCGCAGCGTTCACGCCCGAGACGGAGGGCGACTCATCCCCGGCAAAGAGATTGACCCCCCTTGGAAGGAAAAACGTCCTGTTGATCCCGTACTGTCTGCCGGCGATCACCCCGCCGGCAGGGCTCTCGACGAGGTGGACGACGCCCCGCATGTTGGGATCCAGGTTCGGATGCCTGTCCTGCCAGAGCGCGATCCTGGGAGCCTGACCTTCCGGATCGCGGAAGTAATTGTCGCGGAATATCACGCGCATTTCGCGACCCACGCTCGCAAGCAGGAGCTTGGCGCCCAGTATCGCAGGCATGGCGATTGGATTCTCGAAGACGTTGCCCATCTGGCTGGCGATTACGACCTCGATGCCGGACTCAAAGGCCCACGCGGCTATCTCATGAGCGGAGCGCTCCACCGCCTCGTCATAGCGCATCTGGAGTTCGTCCGCCGAGACTTTTGATTCGGGATCAAAGATGTGCCTTGTTATGGAATCGAAGTGCGTTGCGCGGTCCACTGCGGGCAGGATCGTTTTGACGGCGGCGGACGGCAGAGACGCATCCTCATGGAAGAAGCCGGCGCCTACGAAAATTTTGACGCCCGTGGAGCCCAGGTCATCGGACAACCAGTTGAGCCAGTTCAGGCACTCCCGCGCCGCCCCTCCCGGCCCGAATCCGCCGCGGATGAAACCTACGCCCTCAGGCAGCCCCTCGTGTTCGTCGACGCCGGCCCGCGCCTTGAGAGATCTGCGCCCCGCGACCAACGAGCTGTTGTGGAGGGCCAGCCCGCACCTTATGCGAGCCAGATCATGCACGGCCCGGGTCATCCCCTGTTCCGCAAGCCTGCGAAGCCCGTCCAGCACCATCTGTCCGCGGGTGGGCATCCTGGACTTGCCGGGCGCCCCGCTGGGCTCGCCGCTCTCAAGCCTGCCGAACTCCCTCTCGCCGAGCAGCCGCTCGGAATCGATGACGAGCGTCTGGCCATCGATCCTCACCGGCAGGCCGAACAGATCCCCATTCTCCGCGGCCTGAGCTATTATCTTGGGATGCAACATCCTGGACGATATGTTCTCCAGCACCGACTTCAAGCGCGCCTTGAAAACGCGCTGTTCAACCATGGAGGTCCTCGCCTTATCCACCTTCAAGTTTCTGATGCCGCGCTCAAATTGAAGCTGGGTGAGCAGGAGTATGAGTTGATTCTCCCAATCGGACGGCCAGAGCGAGGGCGAGATCAAGTTCAGCCCGAGCGCCGTGCGCATCCCGTGCTGGAGGTAAGGCTCGCCCAGATCCCTGAGCGCGTCGAGGAACTGAAGGGAGACCGCCCCGCCCACCTCCCAATTCCTCCGCACAAGAGCGATGACCGCGTGCAACCTGAGGTAGGGGTTCTCCTCCGTGAGAAATGAGAGGGCGTAGTTAACTGCCGCAGGGCTCGGGGGCAAAGGAGACTCGAACTCCCTCGGCACCCTCCTGTCCCAGAACATATCTATTGCGGCTTCGTTCGACGGCTCCGTGGAGATCGCATCGACCCCGATCATGTAAAAGAGCGAGGTGTTGCCCATCCAGAGGGCCGGCTCCTCCAGGAGCGCCCGGATATTTATCTCCCCCGACTCGGACGCTTTGTACCATCGATCGCCGATCAGCACCAAGTTGTCGAGCCGACGACCGTGCGAGACCTGAATCCCCTCCAGCGACATCGTCCGGCCCTCTTCGCCGGTGAAGACATAGCCCTCTTTTCTATCCCTGGGATTTTTCGGGGCCGTGCCTATTTTGTATCTGAACACCTCCCTCACGACAGAGCCCCCTGCGTTGAGAGCCAGTTTGTTGTCGCGCGTAAAAGCAGGGGGCGCGCCTACAAGCCTCGCGATGGGAACAACGCCCGGCGCCTGGGGCAAGACAGAGGGCGTCGTCGAAGCCGGAGTCACGGGCCCAGCGGCAGGAGAGAAGATCGTCCCTGGATTAAACGAAATCGAAGTGTTCATCTGATCCGATTATTTCCTGCTGATGTCGAAGACCTTCTCGACCTCGCCCACGAACGTGCGGGTGA
This bacterium DNA region includes the following protein-coding sequences:
- a CDS encoding TonB-dependent receptor; the encoded protein is MLRAFTKTLLLRRRVFLFALLLAAPLHAYAQDPESILPEVAAPPADIGVVTVSDEEESSSAQEPGAFTSVIKPSQYDRRAKSTTELLSETVGVDVTSLGGEGALSTASIRGSSAEQVAVFVDGVRINSSLTGTVDFSTIPMESIERIEVIRGASSARFGTDAIGGVINIVTKRAGAKRAIDAKITGGSFLTLQTAESWREPREDWDLVLAHNHHSTGGEFTFTSAGIQMNGGSVADPRTYRRLHNKSISEDLLAKVNLDMPGSTSLGVSNDFFWTDRNVPGMEIETTLLYPANPLDAHEELFRDTTGVRFNADDLGVKGLSMEAGATNSFNHDHFTDPTPALGGPIDVTYVSLSPEGHAMLMHEASPGPADISSMLRYQYGYDYACDSSPISGRPLMGSHGRHSNAAFAEVEVGFFDRKLKFIPSARVEGATGRRTRASWRVSAIGRPAGFVEIKANAGTAFRYPTFMELYWPDQGYLRGNPDLEDELSFGWDAGVAFTPPKTRIEIAYFQNYIDNQIIYVPISAFTIQPVNTSRVKSQGIEFSVSFEPWRWLGIFGNYTWLDAKYRSNGQRLPGRPDHKANARIEGRAGPLTLFGNLQYVSAYPLNAANTVSITQRTTADAGATLTFAKHFFATLEVKDVTNVQIYDARGFPLPRRSYWFTMGAKT
- a CDS encoding glycosyltransferase produces the protein MNTSISFNPGTIFSPAAGPVTPASTTPSVLPQAPGVVPIARLVGAPPAFTRDNKLALNAGGSVVREVFRYKIGTAPKNPRDRKEGYVFTGEEGRTMSLEGIQVSHGRRLDNLVLIGDRWYKASESGEINIRALLEEPALWMGNTSLFYMIGVDAISTEPSNEAAIDMFWDRRVPREFESPLPPSPAAVNYALSFLTEENPYLRLHAVIALVRRNWEVGGAVSLQFLDALRDLGEPYLQHGMRTALGLNLISPSLWPSDWENQLILLLTQLQFERGIRNLKVDKARTSMVEQRVFKARLKSVLENISSRMLHPKIIAQAAENGDLFGLPVRIDGQTLVIDSERLLGEREFGRLESGEPSGAPGKSRMPTRGQMVLDGLRRLAEQGMTRAVHDLARIRCGLALHNSSLVAGRRSLKARAGVDEHEGLPEGVGFIRGGFGPGGAARECLNWLNWLSDDLGSTGVKIFVGAGFFHEDASLPSAAVKTILPAVDRATHFDSITRHIFDPESKVSADELQMRYDEAVERSAHEIAAWAFESGIEVVIASQMGNVFENPIAMPAILGAKLLLASVGREMRVIFRDNYFRDPEGQAPRIALWQDRHPNLDPNMRGVVHLVESPAGGVIAGRQYGINRTFFLPRGVNLFAGDESPSVSGVNAAPMEREDGEDQAARFARLMRSRADKVRDSLSELYGVPKDAVVILSPSRIAGVKRLDMTLKLVAGLKPLIDRDIHLLVLGESVASDHRTKWSGDEKETRESFDAMAEEMGLADKVHLLGFIPHEPTGEYPFTLQDLMASADLVSQFSDEATFGMSSMEAMASGVPIVMTNFRYPGSTFGSLFSTYKSVYEGCNVFVHYQKDGDFDPGMLARIARTLDDEKERMRIVHPNYLRIGDSQFNGRFTRGYLKELLRGILHFS
- a CDS encoding iron ABC transporter permease; this encodes MRSHLTSRRWIWINAGLLAFLIASIAFALFLGSEEASLRAALSGDERAYAIIFVSRLPRILLAALVGMALASAGGAFQALLRNQLADPFILGVSGGAALGAVAAVGAGLGFTLQSIAAFGGAIVSMLAIFNIGNARRRLSPTTLLLTGVIFNAFCFALILFVNSIVTMEEAYQILFLLMGNIEPMGMGTIAVLALCVLGGFAMLCACSWRMNLLAMGDADAASMGVNVARLRAVVFIAASLMVGAAVAASGLIGFVGLAVPHIMRLLTGADHRLLVPASGLAGAAFLVLADAAARTLLMHTGYATELPVGVITAMVGAPLFMILLRRQQKTI
- a CDS encoding helical backbone metal receptor is translated as MSTIMKSFRLATITLLIAFSLPVWAEAPRRIVSLKPSITDTVYALGLGERLVGVTKYCDAPDGAKKPEIAADYTRPYTERIIGLRPDIVIGSEENSSRRSIDALRRAGLSVEIFPFTTLGETLDSIEKISAVLGAPERGKKLRGEIEGRLDALKKRYGDKKPANAVVVWGLKPTILAGPGTFMDDAIAYIGLTNAARGTSVRYPKIGLEQLIAFDPDIIVDLSMDIKPGSAQERPWSNVDSIKAVREGRVIAMDPGMFRAGPRMPNALEKLAARIYGN
- a CDS encoding heme ABC transporter ATP-binding protein: MDTLLKTKDVAFAYGGNPVLHGVSVSLRWGEVLGIMGPNGAGKSTLLNVMSGVMPPSSGEVLLRDLSLKDIPHRERARSIAIVPQETHIPFPFTSLEIVLMGRSPYLPRFGFESKEDVGIAMEAMRAVDCNEFAGRDIRSLSGGERRRVIIARALAQNPKALLLDEPTSFLDIRHTSDLAKLMRGLAKKCGMGVACVMHDLNLATSTCDRIVLLKEGRVAAEGAPSEVITPEIIERVYGARITIGRDPDSGRQYCIPMHE